agaaacgactggcgcgctgttgttaactcggctataatcgcgtaagcggtgtctacgccaattaagaagaagaagaagtttggaAGGGCACCGATAGAGCCGATAAACTCTAATGCTCATAATGCCTCATACTATGTTAACTGAAagtttttgtgcaaatttttatcgataaataGGACATAATCTGGATATCAGGGATCATTATTTTGGTCGCATGAGATAGCTCTTAGTGCTTGAGTTTACAACTCTGAAGTTGAATACTGAATAGTTGTGAGGATAGTAAAGAAAATGGTCCTAAAGAGTATTTGATGTCCCTCGACATGCCGACGAAAGATAGCCGGCCTTTTGGGTTTATTTAGTGAGGAGCTGAACATTCAAGTTTTCTTAATCTAAATCGTGTATTTAACAAAAGCCATTTCGCGATGGCTAGATTATCACATCGTTATAGTATGGGAACGGTATTTTCGATGTCGCTTTGGGCAAGAGTACTTAAGCTGATCTTTAAGCTAcataataagtaaaaatattttggtatgtTGTAAGTATGGCAGTATATAAACTTACatcttgctgctgctgcgtttGTGCTTGTTTCACTTTTGCTTGAGCGATCTTTAAGGCTCTATAAGTggaaaacgaaagaaaaaagaTGTCAGTGAAAAGGTGAGTAACGAACATTATTCCGCTTGTTACATACTGTTGTAAGTCCATAATAGTTTTCTCCTTGGCGTTCTGTTCCTCTTGCGACATTTGCACCAGTTGCAGTAACCGTTCGCATTCGGTGGTTGCCTTTTTGTGCTCCTCCTTGGTGTTTTGCAGTTCCTTAACACAGCTGTGTGGTAGAAGAAAGTGGCGTAATTTACGGTTATTTTGATGACGTTTGAAAACTTACCCTTCAAGCTGTCGCTGTGTGTCCATGAGCTTCTTGTTAAGCTCCCCGGCTGCCGCAGCACCGCCACCCTGCGTCTGCAGAGATTTCTCCAACTGGTCCATTTGCTCCTTTCGTTTGCGCAACTGAACATCGAAATCGGCCATTTTCTTCTCTTTCTCCTCGATATCCTTGCGTTTGGCTTCGATCTGTTTGCGTTGCTCCTCGATGATCTTGCGCTCGCTTTCCGTGGCCTTGGCTTGGTTGTCGATCTGTTTGCGCACCTCTTCCaattgtttctgttgttgctcCAATTGTTGGCGCTGCACATCGGTGGCGGCTGCGCCGGAAGTGCCCGCCTGCTGCAGTTGTTGTAATTGCTGCTGCAACATTTGCACCTGTTGCTGCAGttgttgcacttgttgttgGGAGGTCTGCAATTGCTTCGACTGCTCCTGGTTTGAAAGCTAAAAGTTTATGGATTAGATGAGAGTGAAAGTTACTTAGGGTACTGCTGGTTTATTCACCTGGCTTTTTTCAAGTTCTTGCACCAGCAACTCAAGCTGCTGCTGGAAACGGTCACGCTCTGTGCAGGCGGCCTGCAGCTCCCCTTTCACCTTCTCCATCTCTTTCGTGACTTCTTGAGCATTACCGGAcacttgttgctgctgctgctgttgttgttgttgctgttgtgctaTCTGTTGTTGCATCTTTTGCATTTGTTGATGTTGCTCCTTAATGTGCTGATCCATCAACTGTAAAGTAGATTAATTAGTAACAAGTCTGTGAAATGGAGGAAGGTAAGCGATCAGAGCTTTAGTTTACTTGTATGCGTTTATGCATTTCTTGTGCGGCTTTGTCGGCCATTTCGGCGCGACTCTTCTCAACTTCAAGCACCTTGCGCCACTGTTCGACCTCTTCCCGATTGGCGCCGCTCGCTCCCGCTACGGCACTGGCGGCCTGTAGGGCTTTTTCGGATTCTTGTAACTTCTGTTGCAGCATCTGGATTTCTTGTTGCATGGCTTGCAGTTCAGCAGGCGCCGCGGGTGATGCCGGATGACCGTTGCGTAATTTGCGGTTCTCTTCACGCGCCTTTTGCAATTCGGTTTCGGCATTTTGCAACTCCTTTTGGAAATTCATCAATATCTCCTGGCTCTTTTCGAGTTGCAGTACCAATTGCTCGCGTTCGATGGCCAATTGCTTGCAATCGGCTTCCAATTTCTGCATGTGCTTTTCGAGTTGTGGATGCGGTTTGTCTGCGCCATTGCGTGCCGATTGGCGTAGTGACTCCTTCTCGGCCTCTGCCTTCTCGAGTCGATCGTGCAGGCGGCCGAGTTCGGCAGACATGCGTTCGAATTCGATGCGCGTCGATTCGTTCGCTTCCTGCTGTTTGGCTAAATGCATCTGCGCTTTCTCCAACTCCTTGGCGAGGCGGCCCGCTTCGAGTTCGGTGGCATCGCGCGACTGTAGCGCCTTCTCGAGGCGATCGCGTAATCGATCGATTTCTTGGCGCTCGCCCGCCGACATCGATGCGCGCACCGACTCGCCAGGGCTGATGGCCGACTGTTGCTGCAGACGCAATCGCTCCACCTCCTTCAGCAGTTTCTCGTGCTTGTCACGTGCCTTCTCGCGCTCAATATGCGCCCGCTCCAATTCGCTACGTTGTTTCTCTTGGTTGGCAAGTAGCTTAGCAACCTCGCCCTTGGACAATTCCAGTTGCAGGGTGGTCTCATGCAGTTTAGATTCCATGTTTTGTATTTCATTCTCAATCTTTTCATATTTGTCTTTGTATTTTTCAAACGATTCGGATTCATATTGTGATTTGCCACGAATCGTTTCGAGTTCCATAAGGGTTTTGTCCAATTTTTCACGGAGACGCTCATTTTCTTCCTTAAGGCGACGGGTCTCACGTCCAAATGTATCAGTATCCTGGAGCTTACGTAACTCCACTTGGCTCTTCTCGTAACGATCGCGCATTTTCTCCAATTCAACGGCATAGTGCGCAGCCTCCTCTTTGGCCGCTTCCACGCTGGCACTGGCTTTGGTTTGTGCGGCGTGTGCGCGCTCCAGCTCGTATGTGACACGCTCCAACTCCGACTGCAAATGCTCTTTTTCACCTTGCGATCGTCGCAAATCGGTTTGTATTTTATCGAAACGTTCACGATTGTGCTCGAGCTCAACACGCGCATTGTCTTCGCTCTCCTTGGCTCTGCTCAGTTGCAGCGCGGCTCGATCGCACGCCTCCTGTAAGCGAGTGCTCTCCTCTTGCAATTTGCGCAAGTCTTCACGCGCCTTCGACGCGGCCAAGGAGGAACGCTCTGCTTCGACTTCCAAACGTGCGCGATCAGCTTCGGCAGTATCACAACGCGACTGTAGTCGATAAATCTCATTCTGCGCGCGATCGTACTTCTCAAGCATCTTCTCGAACTCTTTATTGGAGGTGTCTTTCTCATCGATGAGTTTCTGACTAGCATAAAGTGCTTTGTCCAGTTTCTCTTTAAGTATCTCCACTTCGGTAACAGCGTCGTCACGTTCCATCTGCAAAGAAAATCATTAGCGCAAACCCAAAATCACCGCCGTTTCCATTCTACTAGAGTACTTTTCGAGTATATGATGTATATGGTGCATAAATGTTTACTATTAACGGTTGTCTAATGTTAGAACACAATTTACAAACAGCCAATTGGAAATCTCAATGCATGCGAaccgaaatgaaaaataataaattaaaattttgaagccAATTCGTACAATGCGCTGTTTcacggtatgtatgtatgcatatgtagtatgtagGGAGCTGAAAGCGGTTCTGATTACAACCCTTTAAAGAAGAAATACCGTCGACTATTTTTAAATCGAACAAATGAAAACACCTCAGACAgcagaataattttaaaattttcttcgaaGGTCTCGTAATTAGAGAGCTTAAATCTTGCCTCCCTCGTAAAGGATAAAACGTAACTATGGAGCATAAGTATGTATCCCAAATCGATAAATCACCTGTTTCACTTACTTTTGTACTTCTTAGACATTTTGCTCGTGCTTTTCTCGTGCACGAAGAGAAGGCACTTACGTGAGCAATGTTTTCTGTGGTCATTTGGGCGTTCGAGGTGTGAAACAAACGAGTTCCGAGTTATATTGTTCTTACAGTAATCATGTGGTGGTTGAGACTTGAGACAACAGAGACATTTTAAAAACTATGTGtagacttttattttaatttatattgaaaCCTATCAGTGGAGGACATGAGTTATCGAGGAGGATTCCACTGATCGTTTCTTCAATAACTGACTAACTAAACTCAAAACACTATGCTAGCTTAAATCTATAGGAGCTTTAACGGTGAAATCATTCCTCAagtcattatttttgaagaggGCTATCTCGTTGACAGGTTATATGCAAACGGgactatttttgtattttggttGCCGCAAAGACTAACAATGACGAGTTATATAATCCTTGTCATTAGGTTGAGCATTCGCACAATATTTAAGCAATTGGAGCAGGGAGTACGGAGAATACACCAGCTACCCGTATGGAGTGAAGTGCAATGCAGTTgtgaatgtatatatgcatgtgtaacTGTGTGCGTTTGTTGCCGTATGGCATTACCtgcaatttttgttgtatgGCGTGCGACTTTTCATAACGCTCCTTGAGCACTTCCAAATCGGTTTGCATCGCCTCCTTATCGCGCGCCGCTTTCATCAGTAACGTTTGCGATGACTCGGAGCGTTCTTTGAGTGTTTCCAACTCATCGGAGAACTGATCCCGCTCTTTTTGTATACGTGCTAGTTGCATCTagtttagtgttttttttataaaatattcatatacttgtatgcttgtacatatatatatatatagtaggtatatatacattaacAACATTAAGGTTAcgccatacacatacatatacatagcatAGGTTGTGGTTGTAAAGGTAGCAGTTATAAGAGGGAAGCTATAGTTGTAGTATATTAGtaagtatatacagacatactacACATATACTGGTAGATACATAGTGGCTATATTAGTTATTAGTAGAGTATTAGAGTTTCAATAGTATTGCCTAAGAGCACGCGTCGGCAGTGGTTATGCAGATACAACGACTATgcaaatgtgtttgtgtgtgtaagtgtgttgGCTGGTAATGCATACCTGCGTCTTCTCTAATTTCTCGCGTATGCGGTCCGTGTCGAGCGTGAGAGTTTCGCGTTCCTTTTGCATGCGCGCCGCCTGTCCCAGCGCTTTGTCCAGCTGCGACTGTAGGTTGTCATAGTCATAGGTGAGCTTCTCCTTCTCGAGCACCAAGCGTCGGTTTTCAGCCACCGATTTATCGAGTTTCTCCTGCAAGTGGTCGACCTCGTTTTGGGCTTTATCCAATGAGTTCTGCAGTTTCTCTTGCTGCAGTTGTGCCTTGCCCAGCGTGGCTTGGGTTCGCTCCATCTCTTCCTTCATCTTCTCCACTTCCGAGAAGGCCTGAAAGGGTGTTAattagtaatatattttatttaaat
The DNA window shown above is from Bactrocera tryoni isolate S06 chromosome 4, CSIRO_BtryS06_freeze2, whole genome shotgun sequence and carries:
- the LOC120773539 gene encoding plectin, coding for MGSPYYRDMDEPTSPAGAGHHRSRSASRPPMSHAMDYPRTRYQSLDRGGLVDPHDREFIPIREPRDRSRDRSLERGLYLEDELYGRSARQSPNPIGYQTGLPSSDRAYLGDLQHQNTDLQRELGQLKRELELTNQKLGSSMHSIKTFWSPELKKERALRKEESAKYSLINDQLKLLSTENQKQAMLVRQLEEELRMRMRQPNIEMQQQMEALYAENDHLQREISILRETIKDLECRVETQKQTLIARDESIKKLLEMLQTKGMGKEEERQMFQQMQAMAQKQLDEFRLEIQRRDQEILAMAAKMKTLEEQHQDYQRHIAVLKESLCAKEEHYNMLQTDVEELRARLEEKNRLIEKKTQGTLQTVQERNRLTSELTELKDHMEIKDRKINVLQRKIENLEDLLKEKDNQVDMARARLSAMQAHHSSSEGALTSLEEAIGDKEKQMAQLREQRDRAEHEKQEERELHEREIADYKIKLRALESEVEKLNTRLERAVTERERLEIKLEASQSELGKSKAELEKATCEMGRSNADWESTKQRIARLELENERLKHDLERSQLQLEEQTTLHKSVQKLMLESGRLSTTFGRTTMTTSQELDRAQERADKAAAELRRTQAELRVTQGDTDKRFSDAERAREEATALQEKLEKSQGEVYRLKAKLENAQGEQESLRQELEKVQGGVSRIHADRDRAFSEVEKMKEEMERTQATLGKAQLQQEKLQNSLDKAQNEVDHLQEKLDKSVAENRRLVLEKEKLTYDYDNLQSQLDKALGQAARMQKERETLTLDTDRIREKLEKTQMQLARIQKERDQFSDELETLKERSESSQTLLMKAARDKEAMQTDLEVLKERYEKSHAIQQKLQMERDDAVTEVEILKEKLDKALYASQKLIDEKDTSNKEFEKMLEKYDRAQNEIYRLQSRCDTAEADRARLEVEAERSSLAASKAREDLRKLQEESTRLQEACDRAALQLSRAKESEDNARVELEHNRERFDKIQTDLRRSQGEKEHLQSELERVTYELERAHAAQTKASASVEAAKEEAAHYAVELEKMRDRYEKSQVELRKLQDTDTFGRETRRLKEENERLREKLDKTLMELETIRGKSQYESESFEKYKDKYEKIENEIQNMESKLHETTLQLELSKGEVAKLLANQEKQRSELERAHIEREKARDKHEKLLKEVERLRLQQQSAISPGESVRASMSAGERQEIDRLRDRLEKALQSRDATELEAGRLAKELEKAQMHLAKQQEANESTRIEFERMSAELGRLHDRLEKAEAEKESLRQSARNGADKPHPQLEKHMQKLEADCKQLAIEREQLVLQLEKSQEILMNFQKELQNAETELQKAREENRKLRNGHPASPAAPAELQAMQQEIQMLQQKLQESEKALQAASAVAGASGANREEVEQWRKVLEVEKSRAEMADKAAQEMHKRIQLMDQHIKEQHQQMQKMQQQIAQQQQQQQQQQQQVSGNAQEVTKEMEKVKGELQAACTERDRFQQQLELLVQELEKSQLSNQEQSKQLQTSQQQVQQLQQQVQMLQQQLQQLQQAGTSGAAATDVQRQQLEQQQKQLEEVRKQIDNQAKATESERKIIEEQRKQIEAKRKDIEEKEKKMADFDVQLRKRKEQMDQLEKSLQTQGGGAAAAGELNKKLMDTQRQLEGCVKELQNTKEEHKKATTECERLLQLVQMSQEEQNAKEKTIMDLQQALKIAQAKVKQAQTQQQQDVSLYTAILTTYQNIFTYYVA